From the Prunus dulcis chromosome 4, ALMONDv2, whole genome shotgun sequence genome, one window contains:
- the LOC117626474 gene encoding uncharacterized protein LOC117626474 yields the protein MVALKICEAITLGSHVDFFINLVRNLACAVFGVRAIQSMKLSHGSSEVKAAVDTLIIKQQELDKQRREVHALFFAKGISADNAECVTEATARSSPSASFVLFGHSSQLQGCLLLAW from the exons ATGGTGGCGCTTAAGATATGTGAGGCCATAACTCTGGGCTCTCATGTGGACTTCTTCATCAACCTTGTGAGGAACCTAGCATGTGCTGTCTTTGGAGTGCGGGCCATTCAAAGCATGAAATTATCACATGGTTCCAGTGAGGTAAAAGCTGCTGTCGACACTTTGATCATTAAGCAACAGGAATTGGACAAGCAGCGCCGGGAAGTGCATGCCCTTTTTTTTGCTAAGGGTATTTCTGCCGACAATGCTGAGTGTGTGACGGAGGCAACAGCCAGATCATCTCCTAGTGCTTCTTTCGTTCTTTTTGGGCATTCTTCACAGCTTCAAG GTTGTCTCCTCTTGGCTTGGTGA
- the LOC117624348 gene encoding E3 ubiquitin-protein ligase RMA1H1-like: protein MEQNFYEPEGHFDSDADVSIKKWKSISTLTTDSENDDGGFDCNICLDSAHEPVVTLCGHLYCWPCIYKWLQVPTTSDKSSHMKGTCPVCKANITHALLVPLYGRGTSHSDSEGKKPQLGQVVPRRPSPELNTLMTNILAGSLPRRQLDPNYLERHSQPVHDQYYPSQGGYAANSESSDLGPSHGGYAANSESSYLGAATMTTLSHPTIGMVGEFVFARMFGSSDTSIFSYPYMNSYPPSSPRMRRQEVQLDKSLNRVTIFLFCCFILCLLLF from the coding sequence ATGGAACAGAACTTCTATGAGCCTGAGGGACACTTCGACTCAGATGCAGATGTTTCGATCAAGAAGTGGAAGTCAATCTCAACCCTAACTACAGACTCAGAGAATGATGATGGCGGCTTTGACTGCAACATATGCTTAGATTCAGCACATGAACCTGTTGTGACTCTATGCGGTCACCTGTACTGCTGGCCATGCATCTACAAGTGGCTTCAGGTGCCAACCACCTCTGATAAATCATCCCATATGAAGGGAACTTGTCCTGTCTGTAAGGCTAACATCACCCATGCTTTGTTGGTTCCCCTCTACGGCCGTGGAACATCCCATTCAGATTCTGAAGGAAAGAAACCTCAGTTGGGGCAGGTCGTACCACGCAGACCATCGCCTGAGTTGAACACTTTGATGACTAATATTCTCGCTGGATCGCTGCCGAGACGGCAACTTGATCCAAATTATTTAGAGAGGCATTCACAGCCTGTTCACGATCAATACTACCCTTCACAGGGAGGTTATGCTGCAAACTCAGAATCATCTGATCTTGGGCCTTCACATGGAGGTTATGCTGCAAACTCAGAATCATCTTATCTTGGGGCTGCAACGATGACAACTTTATCCCATCCAACAATTGGAATGGTTGGAGAGTTTGTATTTGCAAGGATGTTTGGAAGCTCGGACACAAGTATATTTAGTTACCCTTATATGAATTCTTACCCCCCAAGCAGTCCTAGGATGAGAAGGCAGGAAGTGCAGCTTGACAAATCTCTCAACAGAGTAAccatttttctcttctgctGCTTTATTTTGTGCCTTCTCTTGTTCTGA
- the LOC117624349 gene encoding expansin-A12, translating to MAPPLGLSAVSSCASFWHIFLLVSMVLEGMIIVNVEANGWLSGHATFYGTNQDPATLGGACGYDNTFHAGFGVNTAAVSSTLFRGGEACGACYQVTCNYRIDPKWCLQRRAVTVTATNFCPPNNNGGWCNAPHQHFDMSTPAFLRIARQGNEGIVPVIYRRVSCQRRGGVRFTLKGQSNFNMVMISNVGGSGDVKAAWIRGSRMRRGTWLPMHRNWGANWQSSIDLRNQKLSFKLTLVDGRALVFSNVVPSTWSFGQTFSSRNQF from the exons ATGGCGCCTCCTCTTGGTCTTTCTGCAGTTTCTTCTTGTGCTTCTTTTTGGCATATTTTCTTGTTGGTTAGTATGGTTTTGGAGGGCATGATCATCGTCAATGTCGAAGCCAACGGCTGGCTCAGTGGCCATGCAACTTTCTATGGGACGAACCAGGACCCCGCCACCCTTG ggGGTGCTTGTGGTTATGACAACACCTTCCATGCGGGGTTTGGAGTGAACACAGCAGCAGTGAGCAGCACACTTTTCAGAGGAGGGGAGGCATGCGGGGCTTGTTACCAAGTGACCTGCAACTACAGGATCGATCCCAAGTGGTGCCTTCAACGCCGTGCCGTTACGGTTACCGCCACCAATTTCTGCCCCCCGAACAACAACGGAGGGTGGTGCAATGCTCCTCACCAACACTTTGACATGTCGACGCCAGCTTTTCTTCGCATTGCACGACAAGGCAATGAAGGCATAGTTCCTGTCATTTATAGAAG GGTGTCGTGTCAAAGAAGAGGAGGGGTTCGATTCACCTTGAAGGGACAGTCAAATTTCAACATGGTGATGATATCCAACGTTGGAGGAAGTGGGGACGTGAAGGCTGCATGGATACGGGGGTCGAGGATGAGGAGAGGGACGTGGCTGCCCATGCACAGGAATTGGGGTGCAAATTGGCAAAGCAGCATCGATCTCCGAAACCAAAAGCTCTCTTTCAAGCTCACCTTGGTTGATGGAAGAGCACTAGTATTTTCCAATGTTGTTCCTTCCACTTGGAGTTTTGGACAAACATTTTCATCCCGCAACCAGTTCTGA